A genomic stretch from Chitinophaga agri includes:
- a CDS encoding response regulator transcription factor, translating into MKVLLVEDNMELAGSISSFLEKEGYLCEVSHTSKEAYDKLTTFQYDCVLLDITLPDGNGLELLQFMHQEKMDSCVLIISAKNSLDDKITGLEEGADDYLTKPFHLSELHARLRAIFRRKKLQGSNIVTFNEIMLNTDTLEASVNEIMLDVTPKEFDLLLYFLVNKNRVLSRQSIAAHLWGDYTDNLANFDFVYQHVKNLRKKIHAAAGTDYINTVYGLGYKFNTAAS; encoded by the coding sequence ATGAAAGTTCTGCTCGTTGAAGATAATATGGAACTGGCCGGCAGCATCAGTAGCTTTCTTGAAAAAGAGGGTTACCTGTGTGAAGTGAGCCATACCAGTAAAGAGGCGTATGATAAGCTGACGACGTTTCAATATGACTGTGTCCTGCTGGATATTACATTGCCTGATGGCAACGGCCTGGAGCTGCTTCAGTTCATGCACCAGGAGAAAATGGATAGTTGTGTACTGATCATCTCAGCAAAAAACTCGCTGGATGATAAAATAACCGGACTGGAAGAAGGGGCGGACGATTATCTCACGAAACCATTTCATCTATCCGAACTGCATGCACGCCTGAGAGCCATATTCAGAAGGAAAAAATTACAGGGCAGCAATATTGTTACGTTCAATGAGATCATGCTGAATACCGATACGCTGGAAGCGTCTGTGAACGAGATCATGCTGGATGTGACACCCAAGGAATTTGATCTGCTGTTATACTTTCTTGTCAATAAGAACAGGGTATTATCCCGTCAGTCGATCGCTGCGCATCTATGGGGCGATTATACCGACAACCTGGCCAACTTTGACTTTGTATACCAGCATGTAAAGAATCTCCGGAAGAAGATCCACGCCGCTGCTGGCACTGACTATATTA
- a CDS encoding gliding motility-associated C-terminal domain-containing protein, whose protein sequence is MKRVLIVASMLVICACRLYAQTYTPIAVTGFNNDGVAEAGLDAQAVTTTGLDIQQKILYTFDFAALNGLQAGIPNDGLFTTGLRTYQMADYTGNNVLYLSKNGNVANTTGIDTLTFVTPGAYSKISFLCYSTEQTSTVSITFNYTDGTSSVPDTSSILDWFGGINPVFDSYGRIKRQPAGPYSVEGLSSNDPRIYCIDIAPPCDLQAKDIASVTINYVQSGDFTNSSRAVFLAVSGQAFEPIVATTDVVKATCGNSDGSVSVAATGGAFPLSYVWNTTPVQATETATDLPAGSYTVTVTDANGCPSDFTADVSEESMILLKALAKPGDLCTGTATKLWAIPTGGRMQSYTWEPGSRTDSSFTVTPDTTTTFKLVGIDENGCQVIDSIRITVTTKPAAPLITAQTICPDSTITLKITNATTPFTYNWYTFPSGGSVEGNGDTFVTPPVGTTTTWYVEAVNGPCASDRTPVTVTTYDRAVTPVVKAGTITSTGVTFNWDPVPGATGYIVSVDGSPYAAPSSGNMGTTHVVTGITTQTSINIKVIALGPQACQNSLPGLASAKPKPGEIFIPNAFTPNADGKNDYFKPEGTSISAIDMKIFNQWGELIYQTNQLTGWNGTYNGKLQPSGVYTYTIRITMNDKTQVVKKGAINLLR, encoded by the coding sequence ATGAAACGTGTTCTTATTGTTGCCTCCATGCTGGTCATCTGTGCCTGCAGGTTATACGCACAAACCTATACGCCTATAGCCGTAACGGGTTTCAACAATGATGGCGTGGCGGAAGCCGGCCTGGATGCCCAGGCTGTCACCACTACAGGACTTGACATCCAGCAAAAGATCCTCTATACCTTTGACTTCGCAGCGCTTAATGGTCTGCAGGCGGGTATTCCCAATGATGGTCTTTTTACAACGGGGTTACGTACCTACCAGATGGCCGATTATACAGGCAACAACGTACTCTATCTTTCAAAGAACGGGAATGTCGCTAATACCACCGGCATTGATACCCTGACGTTTGTTACGCCCGGCGCCTACAGCAAGATCAGTTTCCTGTGCTACTCTACGGAGCAGACAAGTACGGTTTCTATTACCTTCAACTATACCGATGGCACGAGTTCCGTTCCGGACACTTCCAGCATCCTGGACTGGTTCGGCGGGATCAACCCCGTGTTCGACAGCTACGGCCGTATCAAAAGGCAGCCGGCGGGGCCCTACAGTGTAGAAGGCCTCAGCTCCAACGATCCACGTATCTATTGTATTGATATAGCTCCTCCCTGTGACCTGCAGGCAAAAGACATTGCCTCTGTGACCATCAATTATGTGCAGAGCGGCGACTTTACCAATTCTTCCAGGGCGGTCTTCCTGGCAGTATCCGGTCAGGCGTTTGAGCCTATTGTAGCCACTACTGACGTGGTAAAGGCTACCTGTGGCAATAGCGATGGCAGTGTATCTGTTGCGGCTACAGGCGGTGCATTCCCCCTCAGCTATGTGTGGAACACCACGCCGGTACAGGCGACGGAAACCGCTACGGACCTGCCTGCAGGCTCGTATACAGTGACCGTTACGGACGCAAATGGATGTCCGTCGGATTTCACAGCAGATGTAAGTGAAGAGTCCATGATATTACTGAAGGCACTGGCTAAACCAGGTGATCTTTGTACCGGTACAGCCACTAAACTCTGGGCGATCCCTACCGGTGGCCGTATGCAGTCATATACCTGGGAACCAGGCAGCAGAACAGATTCCAGCTTTACCGTTACCCCTGACACCACTACTACTTTTAAACTGGTGGGTATTGACGAGAATGGATGTCAGGTTATAGATAGTATCAGGATCACTGTTACTACCAAACCAGCGGCGCCACTGATCACTGCACAGACGATCTGTCCGGACAGCACCATTACCCTGAAGATCACCAATGCGACAACACCATTCACCTACAACTGGTATACCTTCCCATCGGGCGGTAGCGTAGAAGGCAATGGAGATACGTTTGTTACGCCACCGGTAGGTACAACGACCACCTGGTATGTAGAAGCAGTCAACGGCCCCTGCGCCAGCGACAGAACACCGGTGACGGTTACCACTTATGACAGGGCGGTTACGCCTGTTGTAAAAGCCGGTACCATCACGAGTACAGGTGTGACCTTCAACTGGGACCCTGTACCAGGCGCAACAGGATATATTGTATCTGTGGATGGCAGTCCCTATGCAGCACCGAGCAGCGGCAATATGGGCACAACACACGTTGTAACCGGCATTACCACACAAACATCTATCAATATAAAGGTCATCGCACTCGGCCCTCAGGCTTGTCAGAACAGTCTGCCGGGGCTGGCCAGTGCTAAACCTAAACCGGGTGAGATCTTCATTCCAAATGCCTTCACGCCAAATGCAGATGGCAAGAATGACTATTTCAAACCGGAGGGTACCAGCATCTCAGCTATTGATATGAAAATATTCAATCAATGGGGAGAACTGATCTATCAGACGAATCAGCTGACTGGCTGGAATGGTACCTATAACGGTAAGCTGCAGCCTTCGGGTGTGTATACCTATACCATCAGGATCACTATGAATGACAAAACACAAGTAGTTAAAAAAGGAGCCATCAATTTGTTACGATAA
- a CDS encoding T9SS type B sorting domain-containing protein, whose product MKRIFTITLLLFIYTGTQLVYAQTFTPIPVTGYNADIVAEAGTNAVAVTSTVIDASNHILYTQNFAAANGLDGGIINSGLFISGNRAYQMSPYTAANGLYLSANGNVPNTLAAGTLTLATPAMYSQLSILAFGTEDNSTVIATLHYTDGTSANAGTLQITDWFYGTPFIFNGMGRLTRTTTSPTVDGLPGNPRMYAFDFNIPCADQSKLVSSVSFVYIQGPNISSRALIVGLSGVVFSPLTVSTTATDATCGGASGSITVATSGGTPPLSYSWNTTPVQTTPNATGLPGGNYILTITDANNCVTTVRDTVATLSMATLTATATPAAICAGETATLSVTASGAAVSDYSWTPGTYTGSTTTVTPADTTYYVVSAQDAFGCTITDTVEVAVKPAPVADFTIQPASVCLGTGNVITFSGTAAANAVYNWHNFAGATIQNGTGAGPYAIQFNATGHYPVQLQVTEDGCTSAVITHDITVSQPPLATFTVSNTPVCAGGSTIITFTGNNGPAAVPTWDFGGGTVQRGSGYGPYTVRYQRSAIVTLSIQDGVCADTATPAAITAIPLPIPAFTADITNACAPAAISFANQTQGADAYQWSLGYGPVISEEDPVAHFTAPGTYTVSLTATAEGMCSSTITKTAYINIQEPPVADFSAAPGENVPVEFKNGSFTFNNRSQSATNYTWDFGDGNTANTEDAQHKYQLPGSYRVTLYAANEIGCTDSISHAWYIVTPDLVLDIPNVFSPNGDGVNDRWSIDGLKARPQATTEIYNRWGQLVFTGIGYIAWDGTRKGQLLPEGTYYYVIKTTAGEKPYTGWVALLR is encoded by the coding sequence ATGAAGCGCATCTTTACAATTACCCTATTATTGTTCATTTATACCGGCACGCAGTTAGTGTATGCACAAACTTTTACACCGATACCCGTTACAGGTTACAACGCAGATATTGTGGCGGAAGCGGGTACCAATGCGGTAGCTGTGACCTCTACGGTGATAGATGCCAGCAATCATATCTTATATACCCAGAATTTCGCTGCGGCCAATGGTCTTGACGGCGGTATTATCAATTCCGGTCTTTTCATCAGTGGCAACCGTGCCTACCAGATGAGCCCCTATACTGCTGCGAACGGCTTATATCTTTCTGCCAATGGCAATGTACCGAACACACTGGCGGCAGGCACGCTGACACTCGCTACGCCAGCTATGTACAGTCAACTGAGTATACTGGCATTCGGTACGGAAGATAACAGTACAGTGATCGCTACGCTGCATTACACGGATGGTACGTCGGCCAATGCCGGTACGCTCCAGATCACGGACTGGTTCTATGGTACCCCCTTTATTTTTAACGGGATGGGCCGCCTGACACGCACCACTACGTCGCCTACCGTTGATGGATTACCGGGCAATCCGCGCATGTATGCTTTTGATTTTAACATCCCCTGTGCGGATCAGTCGAAACTGGTGAGTTCCGTTTCCTTTGTTTATATACAGGGGCCTAACATCAGTTCCAGGGCACTGATCGTAGGGCTGTCCGGTGTAGTATTCTCTCCGCTCACCGTCAGCACGACAGCTACTGACGCTACCTGTGGTGGCGCCAGTGGCAGTATTACTGTCGCTACTTCCGGCGGTACGCCCCCTCTCTCCTACTCCTGGAATACGACACCTGTACAAACAACGCCCAACGCTACCGGATTACCAGGTGGGAATTATATACTGACCATTACAGATGCGAATAACTGCGTCACCACAGTAAGAGATACTGTAGCAACGTTGTCAATGGCCACGCTGACGGCTACCGCTACCCCGGCAGCCATTTGCGCAGGTGAGACCGCTACCCTGTCTGTTACTGCCAGCGGAGCGGCCGTCAGCGACTATTCATGGACTCCAGGCACCTATACCGGCAGCACGACAACCGTTACACCTGCCGACACCACTTACTATGTTGTCTCCGCACAGGATGCCTTCGGATGTACCATCACCGATACAGTCGAAGTTGCGGTTAAACCTGCACCTGTCGCTGACTTCACCATTCAACCGGCGAGTGTCTGCCTGGGAACAGGGAATGTGATCACCTTCTCTGGTACAGCAGCCGCCAATGCCGTTTACAACTGGCACAACTTTGCTGGCGCCACTATACAAAATGGTACCGGTGCAGGACCATACGCCATACAGTTCAATGCTACAGGACACTATCCGGTACAGTTGCAGGTAACGGAAGACGGCTGTACATCAGCTGTCATTACGCACGATATCACGGTATCACAACCGCCGCTGGCCACATTCACAGTCAGCAACACACCAGTGTGTGCAGGAGGGTCTACTATCATCACTTTTACCGGTAACAACGGTCCTGCGGCTGTTCCTACCTGGGACTTCGGGGGCGGCACAGTACAGCGTGGCAGCGGGTACGGGCCATATACTGTCCGTTATCAGCGGAGTGCTATCGTCACATTATCCATACAGGATGGTGTATGCGCCGATACCGCAACCCCGGCAGCCATCACGGCTATACCGTTACCAATACCGGCATTCACGGCAGATATCACCAATGCCTGTGCACCTGCGGCGATCAGCTTTGCCAATCAGACGCAGGGTGCAGATGCCTATCAATGGTCTTTGGGATATGGTCCGGTGATCAGTGAAGAAGACCCCGTGGCGCATTTCACTGCACCAGGTACATATACGGTATCGTTAACAGCCACTGCGGAAGGTATGTGTTCCAGCACCATTACAAAAACAGCTTACATCAATATACAGGAACCGCCGGTAGCAGACTTCAGTGCCGCACCGGGCGAGAATGTACCTGTTGAGTTTAAGAACGGTTCGTTTACGTTCAATAACCGCTCACAATCTGCAACAAACTACACCTGGGATTTTGGAGATGGCAACACAGCCAATACAGAAGACGCGCAACACAAATACCAGCTGCCCGGCAGCTATCGGGTCACCCTCTACGCAGCGAATGAAATAGGCTGTACCGACAGTATCAGCCACGCCTGGTACATTGTAACGCCGGACCTTGTACTGGATATTCCGAATGTATTTAGCCCTAACGGAGACGGCGTCAACGACAGATGGAGTATAGATGGTCTGAAGGCAAGACCACAGGCGACAACAGAGATCTACAACCGCTGGGGACAGCTCGTCTTCACCGGCATTGGTTACATCGCATGGGATGGTACCAGGAAGGGACAGCTACTTCCGGAAGGCACCTACTATTATGTCATCAAAACAACAGCAGGCGAAAAGCCCTACACAGGATGGGTCGCGCTGCTACGGTAA
- a CDS encoding protease inhibitor I42 family protein — translation MESEAKEIKTGTSLPVILPGLGSAGFQWFFQISNTECAEIRPYDYTGDKIRQEVGISNEEAFVIQGKAPGTTTIIFEQRRVWEKEGAAINARRFEITVI, via the coding sequence ATGGAAAGCGAGGCTAAAGAAATTAAAACCGGAACATCTCTGCCTGTCATCCTTCCGGGTCTGGGCTCCGCTGGCTTTCAATGGTTCTTCCAGATCAGCAATACGGAATGTGCTGAAATCAGGCCATACGATTATACCGGGGACAAGATCCGCCAGGAAGTGGGCATCAGCAATGAAGAAGCTTTTGTTATTCAGGGAAAGGCGCCCGGAACGACGACCATTATCTTTGAGCAACGCCGGGTATGGGAGAAAGAAGGGGCTGCTATTAATGCCAGAAGATTTGAAATAACTGTCATCTGA
- a CDS encoding DUF2157 domain-containing protein, which yields MDHKLFEQLQKEGIISAESAEKVRVISANRLFSVHWELKTILYLGVLLLSGGLGILVYKNIDTIGHQAILAAIALGCMGCFYYAYRHKLPFSREKVPAPNTLFDYILLLGCLLLITFITYLQVQYTVFGTRYGMATFIPMIVLFCTAYYFDHLGVLSMAITNLAAWMGVSVTPLHLLSQNDFSSFPLIYSGMLLGVLLIAAAWLSDHKHFKAHFAFTYSNFGVHVFMIATLAAMIATLRYGYALWFLLLAGAGAFFMQQAMKKQSFYFVFIVTLYVYIGLSLLIVRWMSEVVDDTIGALFAGFLYFVTSGISFIVLLVKMNKKLKKA from the coding sequence ATGGACCACAAATTGTTTGAACAACTTCAAAAAGAAGGCATTATCTCTGCCGAATCCGCAGAAAAGGTACGGGTCATATCAGCCAACAGGCTGTTTTCTGTACACTGGGAACTCAAAACGATCCTATACCTGGGGGTGCTGTTACTAAGCGGCGGATTAGGTATACTTGTTTACAAGAATATAGATACGATCGGCCATCAGGCTATTCTGGCGGCGATCGCGCTCGGGTGCATGGGCTGTTTTTATTATGCCTACCGGCATAAACTACCCTTCTCCAGAGAAAAAGTACCCGCGCCCAATACCCTGTTTGACTACATCCTGCTATTGGGTTGCCTGCTGCTGATCACCTTTATCACGTATCTGCAGGTACAGTATACCGTCTTCGGCACCCGATATGGAATGGCTACTTTTATTCCGATGATCGTGTTGTTTTGTACGGCCTATTACTTTGATCACCTGGGGGTGTTAAGTATGGCTATCACCAACCTAGCCGCCTGGATGGGCGTATCTGTTACACCTTTGCACTTATTAAGCCAGAATGATTTCAGCAGCTTCCCGCTGATCTACAGTGGTATGTTATTAGGCGTACTCTTAATAGCCGCGGCATGGCTAAGTGATCACAAACATTTCAAGGCGCATTTTGCTTTTACCTACAGCAACTTTGGTGTACATGTCTTTATGATTGCCACACTGGCAGCGATGATCGCTACGCTTAGATATGGATATGCACTGTGGTTCCTTTTGCTGGCGGGAGCAGGGGCGTTCTTCATGCAGCAGGCGATGAAAAAACAGTCTTTTTACTTCGTGTTTATTGTTACGCTCTATGTTTATATCGGTCTGAGCTTGCTGATTGTCCGCTGGATGTCCGAAGTCGTAGACGATACTATCGGCGCATTGTTTGCCGGATTCCTGTACTTCGTTACGTCCGGTATTTCCTTTATTGTTTTACTGGTAAAGATGAACAAAAAACTGAAGAAAGCATGA
- a CDS encoding fatty acid desaturase family protein, whose amino-acid sequence MLTGKQLILATKAYAKETKWKSWYYTLSTAAILMGLFAGIAFLPFLLLRIPCSIMAGLVIVRMFVIYHDFQHHTILYQSKAANLLFSAFGIFILAPASIWKRSHDYHHAHNSKLFTASIGSFPIMTQQKFMESTPAERRAYLAARHPVTILFGYISMFMVGMSVKSFMSSPSRHMDSLLALVLHFTAGALLYIYMGWLSLLLIMIVPFFIACAIGAYLFYAQHNFPGVTFRDKEGWCHDNAAMASSSYMLMSPFWNWVTGNIGYHHIHHLNARIPFYRLPEAMAGIPELQKAKTTSLSPKAIIACLRLKIWNPEINKMITVQEGKNLRYALQPANRSQVPAA is encoded by the coding sequence ATGCTAACTGGAAAACAATTAATCCTGGCAACGAAGGCCTATGCAAAAGAAACGAAGTGGAAAAGCTGGTATTACACCCTCTCTACCGCTGCGATCCTGATGGGTCTCTTTGCAGGTATCGCTTTTTTGCCTTTTCTGCTGTTACGTATTCCGTGCAGCATCATGGCCGGCCTCGTCATAGTCCGCATGTTCGTGATCTATCACGATTTCCAGCACCACACGATCCTCTATCAGTCCAAAGCCGCTAATCTGCTGTTCAGCGCATTCGGCATCTTTATACTCGCACCTGCCAGCATCTGGAAGCGTTCACATGACTACCATCATGCGCACAACTCCAAACTGTTTACTGCCAGTATAGGATCGTTCCCGATCATGACACAGCAGAAATTCATGGAGTCTACTCCTGCTGAGCGAAGAGCTTACCTTGCAGCACGTCATCCGGTAACCATTCTGTTCGGTTATATCAGCATGTTCATGGTGGGGATGAGTGTAAAATCCTTTATGAGCAGCCCCTCCCGTCATATGGACTCACTGCTCGCGCTCGTACTGCATTTTACAGCAGGCGCCCTCCTGTATATCTACATGGGCTGGTTAAGTCTGTTACTGATAATGATTGTGCCGTTCTTCATCGCCTGTGCGATCGGCGCTTACCTGTTCTATGCACAGCACAATTTCCCCGGTGTTACTTTCAGGGATAAGGAAGGCTGGTGCCATGACAATGCGGCTATGGCTTCTTCCAGCTACATGCTGATGAGTCCCTTCTGGAACTGGGTGACTGGCAATATCGGCTACCATCATATCCACCACCTGAATGCCCGTATCCCATTCTACCGTCTTCCGGAAGCAATGGCCGGCATTCCTGAGTTACAGAAAGCAAAAACCACGTCCCTGTCTCCAAAGGCGATCATTGCCTGCCTGAGACTGAAGATCTGGAACCCGGAGATCAACAAAATGATCACCGTCCAGGAAGGAAAAAACCTGCGTTACGCATTACAACCGGCTAACCGCAGCCAGGTTCCTGCGGCATAA
- a CDS encoding lysophospholipid acyltransferase family protein, whose amino-acid sequence MLTYYILLPFIYLISLLPFPVFYGLCDIMFVLLYYVIGYRKKVVLQNLQNAFPDKSPQEIEQIRRRFYRYFCDLLLETFKTLTISRETAIKRCKLTPEAQALFDRYAAENSSIMIVMGHYGNWEWAGNTFSLQGKHHLYVVYHPLTNKYFNGLMYRMRTRFGTGLIAMKDTFRDMVAHKSELDATAFIADQTPAPTSAYWTDFLNQDTPVFQGTEKIARKMNYPVVYVRVQRVKRGYYEISARTLFDQPSATKDGEITAAHTKALEQDICAHPEYWLWSHRRWKHKRPVPVKEAAVTASAI is encoded by the coding sequence ATGCTGACGTATTATATCCTACTTCCGTTTATCTATCTGATCTCCCTATTGCCGTTCCCGGTATTTTATGGACTCTGTGATATTATGTTTGTACTATTGTACTACGTAATCGGATACCGCAAGAAGGTAGTGTTGCAGAACCTGCAAAACGCCTTCCCGGATAAGTCTCCTCAGGAGATCGAGCAGATCCGCCGCCGCTTTTACCGCTATTTCTGCGATCTGTTACTGGAAACGTTCAAAACACTGACTATTTCCCGGGAAACAGCTATCAAACGCTGTAAACTGACGCCGGAAGCGCAGGCTTTATTTGACCGTTATGCAGCTGAAAACAGCAGCATCATGATCGTAATGGGACACTATGGTAACTGGGAATGGGCAGGCAATACGTTCAGTCTGCAGGGTAAACATCACCTGTATGTGGTGTATCACCCGCTTACCAATAAATACTTCAACGGACTGATGTACCGCATGCGTACCCGCTTTGGTACCGGTCTGATTGCAATGAAAGATACCTTCCGCGATATGGTAGCGCACAAAAGTGAACTGGACGCCACTGCATTTATTGCTGATCAGACGCCCGCTCCTACCAGCGCCTACTGGACCGACTTCCTCAACCAGGATACTCCCGTATTCCAGGGAACTGAGAAGATCGCCCGTAAAATGAACTATCCGGTAGTATATGTTCGGGTACAGCGTGTGAAACGCGGCTACTACGAGATATCTGCCCGTACCCTCTTTGACCAGCCGTCTGCCACGAAGGATGGAGAGATCACAGCAGCACATACAAAGGCGCTGGAGCAGGATATCTGCGCTCATCCGGAATACTGGCTGTGGAGCCACAGACGCTGGAAACACAAACGTCCGGTACCCGTTAAAGAAGCAGCCGTTACGGCGTCAGCCATATAA
- a CDS encoding alpha-L-fucosidase, translating to MLRRIFLAASCLVVCVYASAQKTANDPAKEKWFMDLGLGMFIHWSVDVQVGAVISHSMAGASDQYLERFTTELPKTFNPRKFNPDDWAVLAKLAGMKYVVFTAKHHAGFCMWDTKTTPFNIMNTPFKKDATRAIFDAFRKQGIAIGVYFSPEDFYYLYKHKVPIGRMQLPQHFPEKNPGLMAYDKSQLKELLTNYGKIDFIFFDGPAEGLKEYAWELQPDIVVTRGQMNTPEQELPDSVMPGPWEACFTMGTDWQYKPTNDPQKSGTEMINMLIETRAKGGNLLLNVGPKPDGEIQIEQEALLRELALWNLANEESVHGVRPWHIAREGNVWFTRGKDSSTVYAFVPGGKEWKYGERKELVLRTLEGTPQTKVSILGYASELVEYKEGFDAGIYSQSTPVGLLISAVNGQRFYTDRKWPNPVVIRIENVKYRPLINSYKQSTLDGAK from the coding sequence ATGTTGAGAAGAATCTTTCTGGCAGCCTCCTGCCTTGTCGTGTGTGTGTATGCAAGCGCACAGAAAACAGCGAATGACCCTGCGAAGGAAAAGTGGTTCATGGACCTTGGTTTAGGCATGTTCATCCACTGGAGTGTAGACGTACAGGTGGGGGCAGTGATCAGCCATTCTATGGCGGGCGCTTCTGATCAATACCTCGAACGTTTTACCACAGAACTGCCCAAAACGTTCAATCCGCGTAAGTTCAATCCGGATGACTGGGCTGTGCTGGCTAAACTGGCTGGTATGAAGTATGTGGTCTTTACAGCGAAGCACCATGCAGGGTTCTGTATGTGGGATACCAAAACTACACCGTTCAATATCATGAATACGCCTTTTAAGAAGGATGCGACCCGGGCCATTTTTGATGCCTTCCGGAAGCAGGGTATTGCGATCGGGGTGTACTTTTCTCCGGAAGACTTTTACTATCTCTATAAGCATAAAGTGCCGATAGGCAGAATGCAGTTGCCACAACATTTCCCGGAAAAGAACCCGGGGCTGATGGCTTATGATAAATCCCAGCTGAAAGAATTACTGACCAATTACGGTAAGATCGATTTTATATTTTTTGATGGTCCTGCGGAAGGACTGAAGGAATATGCCTGGGAGCTGCAGCCGGATATTGTCGTGACTCGCGGACAAATGAACACGCCTGAGCAGGAATTGCCCGATAGCGTTATGCCGGGGCCATGGGAAGCCTGTTTTACCATGGGAACAGACTGGCAGTATAAACCGACCAACGATCCTCAGAAATCCGGTACGGAGATGATCAATATGCTGATAGAAACCCGTGCGAAAGGAGGCAACCTCTTACTCAACGTGGGCCCCAAACCCGATGGAGAGATCCAGATAGAGCAGGAAGCACTGCTGCGTGAACTGGCACTCTGGAACCTTGCCAATGAAGAGTCGGTGCATGGCGTGAGGCCCTGGCATATAGCGCGTGAAGGCAATGTATGGTTCACGCGTGGGAAAGATTCCAGTACCGTGTACGCCTTTGTGCCGGGTGGGAAGGAATGGAAATACGGTGAACGTAAGGAGCTGGTGCTGCGTACACTGGAAGGCACCCCACAAACAAAAGTCTCAATACTGGGTTACGCCAGCGAGCTGGTGGAGTATAAAGAGGGGTTTGATGCAGGCATCTATTCACAGTCTACACCAGTAGGATTACTCATCAGCGCTGTCAACGGACAACGTTTCTATACGGATAGGAAATGGCCGAATCCCGTGGTGATCAGGATTGAAAATGTGAAGTACCGTCCGCTGATCAATAGCTATAAGCAAAGTACCCTGGATGGTGCAAAGTAG